A stretch of Neisseria subflava DNA encodes these proteins:
- the grxC gene encoding glutaredoxin 3 — protein MQTVTVYTGPYCPYCTMAKRLLQAVGVKEINEIRIDGNPEVFAEMQQLSGQRSVPQIFIGDTHVGGFTDLYRLQQEGKLDELLNP, from the coding sequence ATGCAAACCGTTACTGTTTATACCGGTCCATATTGCCCGTACTGCACCATGGCGAAAAGGCTGTTGCAGGCGGTGGGTGTGAAAGAAATCAACGAAATCCGCATCGATGGCAACCCGGAAGTTTTTGCCGAAATGCAGCAGCTTTCCGGCCAGCGCAGCGTGCCGCAGATTTTTATCGGCGACACCCATGTCGGTGGCTTTACCGATTTGTACCGCTTGCAGCAGGAAGGCAAGTTGGACGAATTACTGAATCCTTAA
- the secB gene encoding protein-export chaperone SecB: protein MSEELQPVFSVERLYVKDLSLEVPHAPQIFLEQGEPEVDMRVSTGNTKLEDGFYSVDVTVTVTAKLNEERTMFLNEVTQSGIFRLENIPEEDVQLLLGVACPNILFPYAREAISNSVTRAGFPPVLLAPINFEAIYQQQQEANA, encoded by the coding sequence ATGAGCGAAGAATTGCAACCCGTATTCAGCGTTGAGCGTCTGTATGTAAAAGACTTGTCTTTGGAAGTGCCTCACGCACCACAAATCTTCTTGGAACAAGGCGAGCCTGAAGTGGATATGCGCGTTTCTACCGGCAACACCAAACTGGAAGACGGTTTCTACAGCGTTGACGTTACCGTGACCGTAACTGCCAAACTGAACGAAGAGCGCACCATGTTCTTGAACGAAGTTACCCAAAGCGGCATCTTCCGTCTGGAAAACATTCCTGAAGAAGACGTACAACTGCTGTTGGGCGTTGCTTGTCCGAACATCCTGTTCCCTTACGCACGCGAAGCCATTTCCAACAGCGTAACCCGCGCTGGCTTCCCACCTGTACTGCTTGCTCCGATCAACTTCGAAGCAATCTACCAACAACAACAGGAAGCTAACGCTTAA
- the recG gene encoding ATP-dependent DNA helicase RecG, translating to MTPETQKQLKITDVSAKKLDKLNLHTAWDLVLHLPLRYEDETHIMPIKDAPIGVPCQVEGEVIHQEVTFKPRKQLIVQIADGSGSVLFLRFIHFYASNQKQMAVGKRIRAVGEIKHGFHGDEMIHPKIRDAESSGLAESLTPIYPTVNGLNQPTLRRIIQTALDVTPLHDTLPDALLGRLKLPHLAESLRLLHSPPPSFTIHQLSDGTLPAWQRLKFDELLAQQLSMRLARQKRVSGSATALGGDGTLTQALRHALPFALTDAQERVVSEICHDMVQTHPMHRLLQGDVGSGKTIVAALSALTAIESGAQVAVMAPTEILAEQHFIKFKQWLEPLGLEVVWLSGSQRKKAKDEAKAKLADGTVKIAVGTHALFSDDVEFQNLGLVIVDEQHRFGVTQRLALKNKGRDVHQLMMSATPIPRTLAMSFFADLDVSVIDELPPGRTPIKTRLVNNVRRAEVEGFVLNICRKGQQAYWVCPLIEESETLQLQTATETLEQLQAALPELSIGLVHGRMKAAEKAKVMAEFAAGRLNVLVATTVIEVGVDVPNAALMVIEHAERMGLAQLHQLRGRVGRGAAESMCVLLFAEPLSELAKARLKVIYEHTDGFEIARQDLNIRGPGEFLGARQSGVPMLRFANLEEDLHLLEQAREIAPMLIEQNPEIVEAHLARWLSSREGYLGV from the coding sequence ATGACGCCCGAAACCCAAAAACAGCTCAAAATCACCGATGTTTCCGCCAAGAAGCTCGATAAACTTAACCTCCATACTGCATGGGATTTGGTGTTGCACCTGCCGTTGCGTTACGAGGACGAGACGCACATCATGCCGATTAAGGATGCACCGATCGGCGTGCCGTGTCAGGTCGAGGGCGAAGTCATCCATCAGGAAGTGACATTTAAACCGCGCAAGCAGCTGATTGTCCAAATCGCCGACGGTTCCGGCAGCGTCCTTTTTCTGCGCTTTATCCACTTTTATGCCAGCAACCAGAAACAGATGGCGGTCGGCAAGCGCATCCGCGCCGTGGGCGAAATCAAGCACGGGTTTCACGGCGACGAGATGATTCATCCTAAAATCCGCGATGCCGAGAGCAGCGGTTTGGCAGAAAGCCTTACGCCGATTTATCCGACCGTAAACGGTTTAAATCAACCCACTTTGCGCCGTATTATTCAGACGGCCTTGGACGTTACGCCGTTGCACGACACCTTGCCTGATGCTTTATTAGGCCGTCTGAAATTGCCGCACCTTGCCGAAAGCCTGCGCCTTTTGCATTCGCCGCCGCCAAGCTTCACCATTCATCAACTTTCAGACGGCACGCTGCCTGCATGGCAACGGCTCAAATTTGACGAACTTTTGGCGCAACAGCTTTCTATGCGCTTGGCACGGCAGAAGCGCGTCAGCGGCTCGGCCACGGCATTGGGTGGCGACGGCACATTGACTCAAGCCCTGCGCCACGCTTTGCCGTTTGCCCTGACTGATGCGCAAGAAAGAGTTGTTTCCGAAATCTGCCACGATATGGTGCAAACCCATCCCATGCACCGCCTGCTGCAAGGCGATGTCGGCAGCGGCAAAACCATTGTGGCCGCCTTGTCTGCTTTGACGGCTATCGAATCCGGCGCGCAGGTAGCTGTAATGGCGCCGACTGAAATCCTTGCCGAACAACATTTCATCAAGTTCAAACAATGGCTTGAACCTTTAGGACTCGAAGTCGTCTGGCTTTCCGGCAGCCAGCGCAAAAAAGCCAAAGACGAAGCCAAAGCCAAACTTGCCGACGGCACTGTCAAAATCGCCGTCGGCACACACGCCCTGTTTTCAGACGACGTCGAGTTCCAAAATCTGGGCTTGGTGATTGTGGACGAGCAACACCGCTTCGGTGTCACCCAACGCCTCGCCCTCAAAAACAAAGGGCGCGACGTCCACCAGCTGATGATGTCCGCCACGCCCATCCCGCGCACGCTCGCCATGAGTTTCTTCGCCGACTTGGACGTGTCTGTTATTGACGAGTTGCCGCCCGGACGTACGCCGATTAAAACCCGCCTCGTCAACAACGTCCGCCGCGCCGAAGTCGAAGGCTTCGTCCTTAATATTTGTCGCAAAGGGCAGCAGGCATACTGGGTCTGCCCGCTGATTGAAGAAAGCGAAACCCTGCAACTGCAAACCGCCACCGAAACCCTCGAGCAGCTTCAGGCGGCATTGCCCGAACTCAGCATCGGCTTGGTGCACGGGCGCATGAAAGCTGCCGAAAAAGCCAAAGTCATGGCGGAATTTGCTGCAGGTCGTCTGAATGTATTGGTCGCCACCACCGTTATCGAAGTCGGTGTAGATGTGCCCAACGCCGCCCTGATGGTCATCGAACATGCCGAGCGCATGGGCTTGGCGCAGCTGCACCAATTACGCGGACGGGTAGGGCGCGGCGCGGCAGAAAGTATGTGCGTCCTCCTGTTTGCCGAACCCTTGAGCGAACTCGCCAAAGCGCGGTTGAAAGTCATCTACGAACACACCGACGGCTTTGAAATCGCCCGCCAAGACCTCAACATCCGCGGCCCCGGCGAATTTCTTGGCGCGCGGCAAAGCGGTGTCCCCATGCTGCGCTTCGCCAACCTCGAAGAAGACCTGCACCTTTTAGAACAAGCGCGCGAAATTGCCCCGATGCTGATTGAACAAAACCCTGAAATCGTCGAAGCGCATTTGGCAAGATGGCTTTCCAGCAGGGAAGGTTATTTGGGCGTATAA
- the gdhA gene encoding NADP-specific glutamate dehydrogenase has product MTDLNTLFTNLKQRNPNQEPFHQAVEEVFMSLDPFLAKNPKYTQQSLLERIVEPERVIMFRVTWMDDKGQVQVNRGYRIQMNSAIGPYKGGLRFHPTVDLGVLKFLAFEQVFKNALTTLPMGGGKGGSDFDPKGKSDAEVMRFCQAFMTELYRHIGSDTDVPAGDIGVGGREIGYLFGQYKKIRNEFASVLTGKGLEWGGSLIRPEATGYGCVYFAQAMLETRNDSIEGKRVLISGSGNVAQYAAEKAIQLGAKVLTVSDSNGFVLFPDSGMTEAQLAALIELKEVRRERVATYAKEQGLQYFENQKPWNIAAEVALPCATQNELDADAAKILLANGCYVVAEGANMPSTLGAVEQFIKAGILYAPGKASNAGGVATSGLEMSQNAIRLSWTREEVDSRLFDIMHNIHESCLKYGKVGDKVNYVNGANIAGFVKVADAMLAQGF; this is encoded by the coding sequence ATGACCGACCTGAACACTCTATTTACCAATCTCAAACAACGCAACCCCAACCAAGAACCCTTCCATCAAGCTGTTGAAGAAGTGTTCATGAGTTTGGATCCGTTTTTGGCGAAAAACCCGAAATACACCCAACAAAGCCTGCTTGAGCGTATTGTTGAACCGGAGCGTGTGATTATGTTCCGCGTCACTTGGATGGACGACAAAGGCCAAGTCCAAGTCAACCGTGGCTACCGCATCCAAATGAATTCCGCCATTGGTCCTTACAAAGGCGGCTTGCGTTTCCACCCTACCGTCGATTTAGGCGTGTTGAAATTCCTCGCTTTTGAACAAGTCTTCAAAAACGCGCTGACCACCCTGCCTATGGGCGGCGGCAAAGGCGGTTCCGACTTTGATCCTAAAGGCAAATCCGATGCCGAAGTAATGCGCTTCTGCCAAGCCTTTATGACCGAACTCTACCGCCACATCGGCTCCGATACCGACGTCCCTGCCGGCGACATCGGCGTAGGCGGCCGCGAAATCGGCTATCTGTTCGGCCAATACAAAAAAATCCGCAACGAATTTGCTTCCGTCCTGACCGGCAAAGGCCTCGAATGGGGCGGCAGTCTGATTCGCCCCGAAGCTACCGGCTACGGCTGCGTGTATTTTGCCCAAGCCATGTTGGAAACCCGCAACGACAGCATCGAAGGCAAACGCGTGTTGATTTCCGGCTCCGGCAACGTGGCGCAATATGCTGCCGAAAAAGCCATCCAACTGGGTGCAAAAGTATTGACCGTTTCCGACTCCAACGGCTTTGTCCTCTTCCCTGACAGCGGTATGACCGAAGCGCAACTGGCCGCTTTGATCGAGCTGAAAGAAGTACGCCGCGAACGCGTGGCCACTTATGCCAAAGAACAAGGCCTGCAATACTTTGAAAACCAAAAACCGTGGAACATCGCGGCTGAAGTCGCTCTGCCTTGCGCCACCCAAAACGAATTGGATGCAGACGCTGCCAAAATCCTGCTGGCCAACGGTTGCTATGTGGTTGCCGAAGGTGCCAACATGCCATCAACTTTGGGCGCAGTCGAACAATTTATCAAAGCCGGCATCCTCTACGCTCCGGGCAAAGCCTCCAACGCCGGCGGCGTAGCGACTTCAGGTTTGGAAATGAGTCAAAACGCCATCCGCCTGTCTTGGACACGCGAAGAAGTGGACAGCCGCCTGTTTGACATTATGCACAACATCCACGAATCCTGCCTGAAATACGGCAAAGTCGGCGACAAAGTGAACTACGTCAATGGTGCGAACATTGCCGGTTTCGTCAAAGTAGCCGACGCCATGTTGGCGCAAGGTTTCTAA
- a CDS encoding thymidylate synthase, with amino-acid sequence MKAYHDLMRHVLDNGIDKSDRTGTGTRSVFGYQMRFDLSEGFPLLTTKKLHLRSIIHELLWFLKGDTNIKYLKDNNVSIWDEWADENGDLGPVYGYQWRSWPAPDGRHIDQIANVVEQIKKNPDSRRLIVSAWNPALVDEMALPPCHALFQFYVANGKLSCQLYQRSADIFLGVPFNIASYALLTMMMAQVCGLEAGEFIHTFGDAHLYSNHIEQAQLQLSRDFRNLPTMKINPEVKDLFAFKFEDFELEGYDPHPHIKAAVSV; translated from the coding sequence ATGAAAGCCTATCACGACCTTATGCGCCATGTTCTCGACAATGGTATCGACAAATCCGACCGTACCGGCACCGGAACGCGGTCTGTGTTCGGTTACCAAATGCGTTTTGATTTGAGCGAAGGCTTTCCGCTGTTGACCACCAAAAAACTGCATCTGCGCTCGATTATTCATGAACTGCTTTGGTTTCTCAAAGGCGATACCAATATCAAATACCTGAAAGACAACAACGTTTCCATTTGGGACGAATGGGCGGATGAAAACGGCGATTTGGGCCCGGTTTACGGCTACCAATGGCGCAGCTGGCCTGCACCCGACGGCCGCCATATCGACCAAATTGCCAATGTGGTGGAACAAATCAAGAAAAATCCCGACTCACGCCGTCTGATTGTATCGGCATGGAATCCGGCTTTGGTCGACGAAATGGCCTTGCCGCCTTGCCACGCACTGTTTCAGTTTTACGTTGCCAACGGCAAACTGTCCTGCCAGCTTTACCAACGCAGCGCCGATATTTTCCTTGGCGTACCGTTCAACATAGCCAGCTACGCATTGTTGACCATGATGATGGCGCAAGTGTGCGGCCTGGAAGCCGGTGAGTTTATCCATACGTTTGGCGATGCGCATTTGTACAGCAACCATATCGAGCAGGCCCAGCTGCAATTAAGCCGCGATTTCCGAAACCTGCCAACCATGAAAATCAACCCTGAAGTCAAAGACTTGTTTGCCTTCAAATTTGAAGACTTTGAGCTGGAAGGCTACGATCCGCATCCGCACATCAAAGCAGCCGTATCGGTGTAA
- a CDS encoding transferrin-binding protein-like solute binding protein translates to MSNIQTKLKTIVFTAVSTAILSACGGGGGGGSSALSTGATPTNNTGNSAGKNGNSANNNSNANTQKAPSTTLTNRADKLAELTDEAPIDPANVSQPLHTHFISSKGAQQSNPNVQIRKDATGKMFQTDNQDRNQNGLISSIDFNSNDEVKMDGVVLFNKTSNGSATQPTWTSYASVIAKVYSKGNTETDISEQTGKEKNTEFAYGKSTLDERIVELYKKLEAEKENLKKEQNTESGQVDHDKIKEIKAKIEELDSLYQKNLQHRTGLATFNKIDSDKLAYFRTDTNGLVFDKQFDGVYVINFDDGTKIVLHDPSAAGWTYQTFAHYTDPKGHVYQGYQSLGDETVFTTLPAKGTATYKGISTAYVVTDKNNRQLTSNVMAIVDFGLKGVRFETSNSHFHTLENGKRVSKADKNYDFKGTASWKDGNLFSGKVSTADDKLSGNLNGKFYGPNAAEIGGTYGLKNKDATEHLIGGYGAKRQ, encoded by the coding sequence ATGTCAAACATTCAAACCAAACTTAAAACCATCGTTTTCACGGCCGTCAGCACAGCCATTTTGTCCGCATGCGGTGGTGGCGGAGGCGGCGGTTCATCTGCTTTAAGCACCGGCGCGACTCCTACCAATAATACCGGCAATTCTGCTGGCAAAAATGGCAATTCTGCCAATAACAACAGCAATGCCAACACTCAGAAAGCGCCGTCTACTACGCTTACCAACCGTGCCGACAAGCTTGCCGAACTGACCGATGAAGCTCCAATCGATCCGGCCAACGTTAGCCAGCCTTTGCACACACATTTCATATCCTCCAAAGGTGCGCAGCAATCCAATCCTAACGTACAAATCCGCAAAGATGCCACAGGCAAAATGTTCCAAACAGACAATCAAGACCGTAACCAAAATGGCCTGATCAGTTCTATTGACTTTAACAGCAATGATGAAGTCAAAATGGACGGCGTTGTATTGTTTAACAAAACCAGCAATGGCAGCGCAACCCAACCTACATGGACAAGTTATGCTTCTGTTATTGCCAAAGTATATTCAAAAGGAAATACTGAAACAGATATCAGCGAACAAACAGGCAAAGAGAAAAATACCGAATTTGCATACGGTAAATCAACTTTGGATGAACGTATTGTTGAACTTTATAAGAAATTAGAAGCTGAAAAAGAAAATCTAAAAAAAGAACAAAACACAGAGTCTGGTCAAGTTGACCATGACAAAATAAAGGAAATTAAAGCTAAAATTGAAGAATTAGACTCTTTATACCAAAAAAATCTGCAACATCGCACTGGTCTGGCAACCTTTAATAAAATTGACAGTGATAAGTTAGCCTACTTCCGCACCGATACAAACGGCTTAGTTTTTGACAAACAATTCGACGGTGTCTATGTCATCAATTTTGATGACGGTACCAAAATTGTTTTGCATGATCCTTCTGCGGCCGGCTGGACATATCAAACCTTCGCGCATTACACCGACCCTAAAGGACATGTATACCAAGGCTACCAAAGCCTAGGCGATGAAACTGTCTTCACTACCCTGCCTGCAAAAGGTACAGCCACCTACAAAGGTATTTCCACTGCCTATGTGGTTACCGACAAGAACAATCGTCAGTTGACTTCCAATGTCATGGCTATCGTTGATTTCGGCCTCAAAGGTGTCCGTTTTGAAACGTCAAACTCACACTTCCATACTTTGGAAAATGGTAAGCGCGTATCTAAAGCAGATAAAAACTACGATTTCAAAGGTACGGCAAGCTGGAAAGACGGCAACCTCTTCTCCGGTAAAGTCAGCACGGCCGATGACAAGTTAAGCGGTAATCTGAACGGCAAATTCTACGGCCCAAATGCTGCAGAAATTGGTGGCACTTACGGCTTGAAAAACAAAGATGCAACCGAACACTTAATCGGTGGCTATGGCGCGAAACGTCAATAA
- the smc gene encoding chromosome segregation protein SMC: protein MRLTHIKLSGFKSFTDPTTIHVPGQLVAVIGPNGCGKSNVIDAVRWVLGEASAKQLRGESMQDVIFNGAATRRPAPRASVELVFDNSDHSLQGAWGQYAEVSIKRQLTRQGESTYFINNQTVRRRDITDLFLGTGVGARGYAVIEQGMISRIIEARPEELRAYIEEAAGVSKYKERRKETEGRLKDTREHLQRLGDLQNELARQVEKLEKQAETAERYKSLTAQLNQQQDLLDYAQWQQSLAVADKATAQHQSLQAQQDETAAQVQALNDEVHALQTAEQSQQQAVHELSNKRGVLREQIARLEEQIRHQQNLHQRIERDKQAAQAQLQRIHQEQQQIRVQLEENELQAEEKQTELAEWAMQVAEHEERLPELEEAQATLNAAFQTQQDEANRIRRELALKQQQLAHAEQTIAKHEERKGRLKQENQALNLPDEAETAAAQEAAALLQSQQEHYEEQIIAAEEVLHAAREAFQTASNRFQSLKQQYITLQAQQQALSQILSQQQEAADFWQATDHAAAPQLWQHITAPAEWQHALSVILAERLHARSVPQGFVPPTPLPQGQAAWLSDDLSGGIKKSLPVQALLNQIQAQPPFQTALHHWLDGVLCAPDLNYALAHQSDLGAHQIWLTPEGHQVDKVSVLLYAKPAQESLITQKARLDGIASELENLAPELSAAEVAFKQAEVAVRSSETQHKNLMQQQQQHTRQYSQAQQRAAELLARTNQGQIRREHIERELAQLAEEQTVLQHTSDGLSDDIATLQEAAAELEHQQQTTAHSRQEQQGRLKQAQLALLEANRQYGLAEVAVHKLNQQKQNYQQQIAQLEQQTFDWQERQQELALAYETEFQNDEQHIKLDELTEAVQTLDEEYIVVQEKLAQIQEKGREQYAKVQTLQTQLPQLQAATQTALLQQQEALINAKRYHQNLTERAADLDALEALAQESPKVLNSSIGSLTQQIEALGAVNLAALQELEEARERDGYYRSQSEDVQAAITLLEEAIAQIDDKTKARFKETFDAVNGKVQTFFPTLFGGGEATLKMIGDDLLTAGVSIMARPPGKKNSTIHLLSGGEKALTAMSLVFALFSLNPAPFCLLDEVDAPLDDANTSRFCNLVKEMSAQTQFLYISHNRLTMEMAEQLVGVTMQEKGVSRVVAVDIKQALEMAEPN, encoded by the coding sequence ATGCGCCTGACCCACATCAAACTCTCCGGCTTCAAATCTTTTACCGACCCGACCACGATTCATGTGCCGGGGCAGCTTGTTGCGGTTATCGGGCCGAACGGCTGCGGCAAGTCGAATGTAATTGACGCGGTGCGCTGGGTGTTGGGCGAGGCTTCGGCGAAGCAGCTTCGCGGCGAGAGTATGCAGGACGTGATTTTTAACGGTGCGGCGACGCGCCGTCCTGCGCCGAGGGCTTCGGTGGAACTGGTGTTTGACAACAGCGACCACAGTTTGCAAGGGGCGTGGGGGCAGTATGCCGAGGTGAGCATCAAGCGGCAGCTGACGCGGCAGGGTGAATCGACTTATTTTATCAACAATCAGACCGTACGCCGCCGCGACATTACCGATTTGTTTTTGGGTACGGGCGTGGGCGCGCGCGGTTATGCCGTTATCGAGCAGGGGATGATTTCGCGCATCATCGAAGCGCGGCCGGAGGAGTTGCGCGCCTATATCGAGGAGGCTGCGGGCGTGTCCAAATATAAGGAACGCCGCAAGGAGACGGAAGGCCGTCTGAAAGACACGCGCGAGCATTTGCAGCGTTTGGGCGATTTGCAGAACGAGTTGGCGCGTCAGGTGGAAAAGCTGGAGAAACAGGCGGAAACCGCCGAACGCTACAAATCCCTGACCGCGCAGTTGAACCAACAACAGGATTTGCTTGATTACGCCCAATGGCAGCAATCGCTTGCTGTCGCCGACAAGGCGACAGCGCAGCATCAGTCTTTGCAGGCGCAGCAGGACGAAACCGCCGCGCAGGTTCAGGCGTTAAATGACGAAGTACACGCCTTGCAGACTGCCGAACAGTCGCAGCAGCAGGCGGTGCATGAATTGAGCAACAAACGCGGCGTGTTGCGCGAGCAGATTGCCCGTTTGGAAGAACAAATCCGCCATCAGCAAAACCTGCACCAACGCATCGAACGCGACAAGCAGGCGGCGCAGGCGCAGTTGCAACGCATCCATCAGGAGCAGCAGCAAATCCGCGTGCAGCTTGAAGAAAACGAGTTGCAGGCCGAAGAAAAGCAAACTGAGTTGGCGGAATGGGCGATGCAGGTTGCCGAACACGAAGAGCGTCTGCCCGAATTGGAAGAAGCCCAAGCCACGCTCAACGCCGCCTTCCAAACCCAGCAGGACGAGGCAAACCGCATCCGCCGCGAACTGGCGTTGAAGCAGCAACAGCTTGCCCATGCCGAACAAACGATTGCCAAGCATGAAGAGCGTAAAGGCCGTCTGAAGCAGGAAAACCAAGCCTTGAACCTGCCCGACGAAGCCGAAACCGCCGCCGCGCAGGAAGCCGCCGCCTTGTTGCAAAGCCAGCAAGAGCATTACGAAGAACAAATCATTGCCGCCGAAGAAGTCTTACACGCCGCCCGCGAGGCGTTTCAGACGGCCTCAAACCGCTTCCAAAGCCTGAAGCAGCAATACATCACTTTACAGGCGCAGCAGCAGGCGTTGTCGCAAATCCTGTCGCAACAGCAGGAAGCCGCCGACTTCTGGCAGGCAACCGACCACGCCGCCGCGCCGCAACTGTGGCAACACATCACCGCGCCCGCCGAGTGGCAGCACGCCCTGTCCGTCATCCTTGCCGAACGCCTGCACGCCCGCAGCGTGCCGCAAGGCTTCGTTCCGCCCACGCCTTTGCCGCAAGGGCAGGCGGCATGGCTTTCAGACGACCTCTCCGGCGGCATCAAAAAATCCCTGCCCGTACAGGCATTGCTGAACCAAATCCAAGCGCAGCCGCCGTTTCAGACGGCATTGCACCACTGGCTTGACGGCGTATTGTGCGCGCCCGATTTGAATTACGCCCTCGCGCATCAAAGCGATTTGGGCGCACACCAAATCTGGCTCACGCCCGAAGGCCATCAGGTCGATAAAGTCAGCGTCCTGCTCTATGCCAAACCCGCGCAGGAAAGCCTGATTACCCAAAAAGCGCGCCTCGACGGCATCGCGTCCGAACTGGAAAACCTCGCCCCCGAACTTTCCGCCGCCGAAGTCGCGTTTAAACAGGCAGAGGTTGCCGTGCGCTCGTCCGAAACGCAGCACAAAAACCTGATGCAGCAGCAACAGCAACACACGCGCCAATACAGCCAAGCGCAGCAACGCGCCGCCGAACTTCTGGCGCGTACCAACCAAGGGCAAATCCGCCGCGAACACATCGAGCGCGAACTGGCGCAGTTGGCGGAAGAACAGACCGTGTTGCAACACACGTCCGACGGGCTTTCAGACGACATCGCTACTTTGCAGGAAGCCGCCGCCGAACTCGAACACCAGCAGCAAACCACCGCACACAGTCGCCAAGAGCAGCAAGGTCGTCTGAAACAGGCGCAGCTTGCCCTATTGGAAGCCAACCGCCAATACGGACTGGCCGAAGTCGCTGTCCACAAGCTAAACCAGCAAAAACAAAACTACCAACAGCAAATTGCCCAGCTTGAACAGCAAACCTTCGACTGGCAGGAACGCCAGCAAGAGCTTGCCCTCGCCTATGAAACCGAGTTCCAAAACGACGAGCAGCACATCAAGCTCGACGAGTTGACCGAAGCCGTACAAACCTTGGACGAAGAATATATTGTTGTACAAGAGAAACTGGCTCAGATACAAGAGAAGGGTAGGGAGCAATACGCTAAAGTGCAAACCCTGCAAACCCAGTTGCCACAGCTTCAGGCCGCTACCCAAACCGCCCTGTTGCAGCAGCAGGAAGCCCTGATTAACGCCAAACGCTACCATCAAAACCTGACCGAACGCGCTGCTGATTTGGACGCGCTCGAAGCGTTGGCGCAAGAATCGCCGAAAGTATTGAACAGCAGCATCGGCAGCCTCACCCAACAAATCGAAGCCCTCGGCGCCGTCAACCTCGCCGCCCTGCAAGAACTCGAAGAAGCGCGCGAACGCGACGGCTACTACCGCAGCCAGAGCGAAGACGTGCAGGCCGCCATCACCCTTTTGGAAGAAGCCATCGCCCAAATCGACGACAAAACCAAAGCGCGTTTCAAAGAAACCTTCGACGCCGTCAACGGCAAAGTCCAAACCTTCTTCCCGACCCTGTTCGGCGGCGGCGAAGCCACCCTCAAAATGATAGGCGACGACCTCCTGACCGCCGGCGTGTCCATCATGGCGCGCCCGCCCGGCAAGAAAAACAGCACCATCCACCTCCTCTCCGGCGGCGAAAAAGCCCTCACTGCCATGAGCCTCGTGTTCGCCCTGTTCAGCCTCAACCCTGCCCCCTTCTGCCTCCTGGACGAAGTCGACGCCCCGCTGGACGATGCCAACACCTCGCGTTTCTGCAACCTGGTCAAAGAAATGTCGGCGCAAACCCAGTTCCTCTACATCTCCCACAACCGCCTGACCATGGAAATGGCAGAGCAGCTCGTCGGCGTAACCATGCAGGAAAAAGGCGTATCGCGGGTTGTTGCCGTAGACATCAAGCAGGCATTGGAAATGGCTGAGCCGAATTGA
- a CDS encoding cold-shock protein, whose product MRYYGTITRWNNKRGFGAATIEDTGQEIFLALAAFTTLTRLPAEGQHISFNITEGRRGRKEAENVCFALDCADCFDVLVPPPEKPLAGKQAIIGLIAVIFVCSIFAVLWYGLHFSDNTPKEPAVKKQETMVHEVAAKIEAERKAWRDAVNRSNQRSVQPQRAKDNTSKQ is encoded by the coding sequence ATGCGCTATTACGGAACGATTACTCGCTGGAACAACAAGCGCGGCTTCGGCGCCGCTACCATAGAAGACACAGGCCAAGAAATCTTTCTTGCCCTTGCCGCCTTCACCACCCTTACCCGCCTTCCGGCCGAAGGGCAACACATCTCCTTCAACATCACAGAAGGCCGACGCGGCCGCAAAGAAGCCGAAAACGTCTGCTTCGCCCTCGATTGCGCCGACTGCTTCGATGTCCTCGTCCCTCCCCCCGAAAAACCCCTTGCCGGCAAACAAGCCATCATCGGCCTGATTGCCGTTATCTTCGTCTGCAGCATTTTCGCCGTCTTGTGGTACGGCCTCCACTTTTCCGACAACACACCCAAAGAGCCAGCCGTTAAAAAACAAGAAACCATGGTTCACGAAGTAGCCGCCAAAATCGAAGCCGAACGCAAAGCATGGCGCGATGCCGTCAACCGCAGCAACCAACGCTCGGTACAGCCTCAACGCGCCAAAGATAATACTTCAAAACAATAA